The following are encoded together in the Tursiops truncatus isolate mTurTru1 chromosome 10, mTurTru1.mat.Y, whole genome shotgun sequence genome:
- the SLC41A3 gene encoding solute carrier family 41 member 3 isoform X1, which produces MLLDFVPGSVAWGVEARHSGLRTESEQKQVLGGVAATRKGLSGPAGTSPCTRGHVLGPGSPSGPQCRAAFCVPPLPSLPPSRDHLHCCPTLCQTPPCRLPRRLCPLETTHGPVAPAPRPGLLLLRAVWGPSSCQEGCEHHTCSSQGWEPRHHLPVSPRRFRESSGCLGCSTASSPRDTGQSPSLAPQCREGPRERAAPWVQRAPGRPCHPLTRHLSPPPAGTLMVCIVIGARKLGVNPDNIATPIAASLGDLITLSILAFVSSFFHKHRDSRYLTPLVCIGFTALTPLCILIAKQNPPVVKILKFGWFPIVLAMLVSSFGGLILNKTISKQQFRGMAVFAPIICGVGGNLVAIQTSRISTYLHLWSTPGVLPLWMKKRWPNPRSTFCSSGGSGVFQRPRGRFFKNLVSVAADPSAQPRRANVAFTGPFAQPEAHRPSPGTVRDGGADPTPGDRHAPAEQTHTGFQVVLCAEGPRKGWREASLLRTSGGGGLGRGPEGQALVLLGLKVEEGPQSLF; this is translated from the exons atgctgttggattttgtccCAGGCAGTGTGGCATGGGGGGTGGAAGCACGTCACAGTGGCCTCAGAACCGAGTCAGAACAGAAGCAGGTCCTGGGAGGCGTAGCGGCCACGAGGAAGGGCCTCTCAGGTCCAGCAGGGACGTCGCCCTGCACTCGCGGCCACGTGCTGGGCCCTGGCAGCCCCTCGGGCCCCCAGTGCCGTGCTGCCTTCTGTGTGccgccccttccctccctccctccctccagggacCACCTGCACTGCTGCCCCACACTGTGCCAGACCCCACCCTGCCGTCTTCCCCGCAGGCTCTGCCCCTTGGAAACCACGCATGGGCCAGttgcccctgccccccgcccgGGGCTCCTGCTGCTCAGAGCAGTTTGGGGTCCATCTTCCTGCCAGGAGGGCTGTGAGCATCACACCTGTAGTTCCCAAGGTTGGGAGCCCAGGCACCACCTGCCTGTGTCTCCCCGACGGTTCAGGGAGTCATCAGGGTGCTTGGGCTGCTCCACAGCGTCAAGCCCGCGAGACACAGGGCAGAGTCCAAGCCTTGCACCCCAGTGCAGGGAGGGACCCCGAGAGCGGGCGGCTCCGTGGGTGCAGCGAGCTCCTGGGCGGCCCTGCCACCCGCTCACCAGgcacctgtcccctccccctgcagggACGTTGATGGTCTGCATAGTGATCGGCGCTCGAAAGCTCGGGGTCAACCCGGACAACATCGCGACGCCCATCGCGGCCAGCCTGGGAGACCTCATCACCTTGTCCATCCTGGCTTTCGTCAGCAGCTTCTTCCACAAACACAGAG ACAGTCGCTATCTGACGCCGCTGGTCTGCATCGGCTTCACGGCCCTGACCCCCCTGTGCATCCTCATCGCCAAGCAGAACCCGCCCGTCGTGAAGATCTTGAAGTTCGGGTGGTTCCCCATCGTCCTGGCGATGCTCGTCAGCAG ttTCGGGGGGCTCATCTTGAACAAGACCATCTCCAAGCAGCAGTTCCGAGGCATGGCCGTATTTGCCCCCATCATTTGTG GTGTTGGTGGCAACCTGGTGGCCATTCAGACCAGCCGGATCTCCACGTACCTGCACCTGTGGAGCACACCTGGGGTCCTGCCCCTCTGGATGAAAAAGCGCTGGCCTAACCCCCGCTCCACGTTCTGCAGCTCAGGTGGGTCTGGGGTCTTCCAGAGGCCACGTGGCCGTTTCTTTAAGAATCTGGTGTCTGTGGCAGCAGACCCCTCAGCCCAGCCCCGACGTGCCAACGTGGCCTTCACGGGTCCGTTTGCTCAGCCAGAGGCACACCGACCATCTCCAGGTACTGTGAGAGATGGAGGAGCCGATCCTACCCCTGGGGACAGACACGCTCCAGCAGAGCAGACGCACACGGGATTCCAAGTCGTGCTGTGCGCAGAAGGGCCTCGGAAAGGCTGGCGGGAGGCATCCCTGCTGAGGacgagcgggggcggggggctggggcgAGGCCCCGAGGGGCAGGCGCTGGTCCTGCTGGGCCTGAAGGTTGAGGAAGGACCACAGAGTCTGTTCTGA
- the SLC41A3 gene encoding solute carrier family 41 member 3 isoform X2 encodes MLLDFVPGSVAWGVEARHSGLRTESEQKQVLGGVAATRKGLSGPAGTSPCTRGHVLGPGSPSGPQCRAAFCVPPLPSLPPSRDHLHCCPTLCQTPPCRLPRRLCPLETTHGPVAPAPRPGLLLLRAVWGPSSCQEGCEHHTCSSQGWEPRHHLPVSPRRFRESSGCLGCSTASSPRDTGQSPSLAPQCREGPRERAAPWVQRAPGRPCHPLTRHLSPPPAGTLMVCIVIGARKLGVNPDNIATPIAASLGDLITLSILAFVSSFFHKHRDSRYLTPLVCIGFTALTPLCILIAKQNPPVVKILKFGWFPIVLAMLVSSFGGLILNKTISKQQFRGMAVFAPIICGVGGNLVAIQTSRISTYLHLWSTPGVLPLWMKKRWPNPRSTFCSSEINSTSARVLLFLVVPGHLIFFSIIYLVEGQSVPNDKTFVGLYLLAGLVQVTILLYLAEATVRLTWNRALDPDDHCIPYLTGLGDLLGTSLLALCFLAHWLLRSETALDGTPEPASGPS; translated from the exons atgctgttggattttgtccCAGGCAGTGTGGCATGGGGGGTGGAAGCACGTCACAGTGGCCTCAGAACCGAGTCAGAACAGAAGCAGGTCCTGGGAGGCGTAGCGGCCACGAGGAAGGGCCTCTCAGGTCCAGCAGGGACGTCGCCCTGCACTCGCGGCCACGTGCTGGGCCCTGGCAGCCCCTCGGGCCCCCAGTGCCGTGCTGCCTTCTGTGTGccgccccttccctccctccctccctccagggacCACCTGCACTGCTGCCCCACACTGTGCCAGACCCCACCCTGCCGTCTTCCCCGCAGGCTCTGCCCCTTGGAAACCACGCATGGGCCAGttgcccctgccccccgcccgGGGCTCCTGCTGCTCAGAGCAGTTTGGGGTCCATCTTCCTGCCAGGAGGGCTGTGAGCATCACACCTGTAGTTCCCAAGGTTGGGAGCCCAGGCACCACCTGCCTGTGTCTCCCCGACGGTTCAGGGAGTCATCAGGGTGCTTGGGCTGCTCCACAGCGTCAAGCCCGCGAGACACAGGGCAGAGTCCAAGCCTTGCACCCCAGTGCAGGGAGGGACCCCGAGAGCGGGCGGCTCCGTGGGTGCAGCGAGCTCCTGGGCGGCCCTGCCACCCGCTCACCAGgcacctgtcccctccccctgcagggACGTTGATGGTCTGCATAGTGATCGGCGCTCGAAAGCTCGGGGTCAACCCGGACAACATCGCGACGCCCATCGCGGCCAGCCTGGGAGACCTCATCACCTTGTCCATCCTGGCTTTCGTCAGCAGCTTCTTCCACAAACACAGAG ACAGTCGCTATCTGACGCCGCTGGTCTGCATCGGCTTCACGGCCCTGACCCCCCTGTGCATCCTCATCGCCAAGCAGAACCCGCCCGTCGTGAAGATCTTGAAGTTCGGGTGGTTCCCCATCGTCCTGGCGATGCTCGTCAGCAG ttTCGGGGGGCTCATCTTGAACAAGACCATCTCCAAGCAGCAGTTCCGAGGCATGGCCGTATTTGCCCCCATCATTTGTG GTGTTGGTGGCAACCTGGTGGCCATTCAGACCAGCCGGATCTCCACGTACCTGCACCTGTGGAGCACACCTGGGGTCCTGCCCCTCTGGATGAAAAAGCGCTGGCCTAACCCCCGCTCCACGTTCTGCAGCTCAG AAATCAACTCCACGTCAGCCCGCGTCCTGCTCTTCCTGGTGGTTCCAGGCCACCTGATCTTCTTCTCCATCATCTACCTGGTGGAAGGCCAGTCAGTCCCAAACGACAAAACCTTCGTGGGGCTCTACCTGCTGGCGGGCCTGGTCCAG GTGACGATCCTGCTGTACCTGGCGGAAGCGACGGTTCGGCTGACGTGGAACCGGGCCCTGGACCCGGATGACCACTGCATCCCCTACCTCACGGGGCTGGGGGACCTCCTCGGGACCAGCCTCCTGGCACTCTGCTTCCTCGCCCACTGGCTACTGAGGAGCGAAACGGCGCTGGATGGCACCCCAGAACCAGCATCTGGACCTTCCTAA